Part of the Sinorhizobium sp. BG8 genome, TGCAGGGACGTCCGAGCTCGATCGCGTGACCTCTACCGTGGCCACCCGTATCGCCGATAGCCTCACCGCGGGGACGTCCGAGCTCGACCGCGCGAGTGCTGCGGCCTCTGCCCGGATCGGCGAGACGCTGTCCACCGGCGCTTCCGAGCTGGATCGCATCAGCACAGCCGCCGTTACGCGCGTCTCCGAAGGCATCTCCGGCCACGCCGAGGAACTGGAGCGCGTCGGTAACGAGATCTCCGGTCGCCTTGCCGGCGCCCTCTCCGGCCCGATCTCCGAGATCGACCGTATCGCCAGCGAGGCTTCCTTCCGACTTTCCGAGACTCTCGGCGAGAAGATTTCGGACATCGATCGCGTCAGCGACGAAGCCGCCAACCGCATCGGCGGGACGATCGACGAGCGCACCGGGCGCATCGAGGAACGCCTGTCCACCATGGACAAGGCCCTCACGATCGGCCTCGACAACGTCAACCGCACCATCGATGGCAAGGCCGCCGGACTTGCGCAGACCCTGCGCGAAGCCGTGACCAATGCGACCGAGGAGATGGATGCCCAGGCCGTTCGTTCGGCACAGTCCATCGCCAAGACCGGCGAAGAGTTCGTGACCCTTGGCAACTCGCTTCGCGGAGCCATGTCCAGGGCGGCCCAGGAAATGGGCGCCGAAGCATTGCGGGCCACCGAAACGATCGCAAAGAGCGGCGACGAGTTCGCAAGCGCTCTTGCCGCCCGCAGCGAAGCCTTCACGCGCTCTGTCGAGCAGAGCACGGTTGCCGCCGCAGAGCGTTTCGCCGAAACGGAGGGCCGCATCGAGAACCAGAGCAGCGCCATCCGCCAGGGCCTTTCGGACGTCGAGAAGGCACTCGAGGCACGCGGCGCCGCAATCCGCGCCACCCTCGACGACCGTACGCGCGAACTCAACTCCATGCTGGCCAGCCGCTCGGCGGAACTGTCCAAGCTCATCGAGGAACAGGCACGTCCCGTCATTGACCAGTACGCTGCGACCGGTCGCGAGGCCGCCGAGCGCCTGTCGGCTGTCGCGCAGGAAAGCGCAGATCGCCTGAAGGCGGAGAACGCGGCCCTCATCAATGCGATCAGCTCGCGCACAGCCGACACGCTGAGCGCCATCACGGCCCGCACGGAGGAAGCAGCCCAGACGCTGAACGCCGCCGAGAACAGCCTGCAGGGCAGCGTGCTCGCACTGATCGGCCGTCTCTCCCAGAGCAACGGCGCGATCTCGGAGCTGATCGAACAGGCGGGCACCACGCTCGCCCAGGTAGACGAACGCCTCGTCGGAACGTCCGAGCGCTTCTCGTCCTCCGCCGAACGGGCAGCAGACATGGTATCCACCACGACTCGCCTGCTCGAGGGCAAGGTCGACCGCCTCTCGAACATTTCGTCCGGCACCCTTTCGCAGATCGGTGGCATCGTGAGCCGCTTCGAGGATCATTCGAAGATCCTCGGTCAGGCATCTGACCTGCTGTCGGCCGCCCAGTCCAACCTCGTCACGACGCTCGAAGAGCGCCAGGATGCGCTGCGTGCCCTCTCCGTCGGTCTCGTTCAGCGGTCCGAGGAAATAGAGCAGACCATGCGTTCGCTCGAAGGCATGGTGGAAGGCGTCTTCTCGCGCGCCGAGGCTCGCTCGGGCGAGATCGCAAACAATCTGAAGACCGGCATCCAGGGCTCGTTCAGCGACGTTGGACGCATTCTCGGAGAAACGGAAAAGCGCGCAGAGAATGCCGCTATTTCGCTGCGCGAGACGCTCGCGCGGGCCGGTGAGGAAGCTGGCCGCTCCGTCGAGGGTGCCTTCTCGGGCGCCGAGGCACGCACCAAGGAAGTTGCCGAGCGTCTGCGCGGCAGCGTCAGCACGACGCTCGCGGACGTCGACCGCCTGCTCGGCGAATCCGGCAAGAAGTCGGATGCCGCCGCAGCCCAGATGCGCGAAGCACTGCGGGGCGCTGTCGAGGAAGCTATGGGCAAGTTCTCCGGCGCAACCGACGAAATCCGCCGCGCTGCCACGGAAATCCGCAAGGAACTGGATCAGACGCGCGGCGAGCTGAAGCGCGGCGCCTTCGACCTTCCCGAGGAAGCCAAGGAGAACGCCGCCCAGATGCGCCGGGCAGTCAGCGAGCAGATCAAGGCGCTGCAGGACCTGTCCGACATCATCGGCAAGTCTGCCAGCACGCTCGAAATCTCGCGGCCCGTCGCCCAGGCGCCAGTCGTCCAGACGCCTGTTGCCCAGCCCGCCGTGGTCGTTCAGGCGCCGCCCGCACAGGTCGTCCAGCAGCCGGCCGTCACCCAGCCGGTCCAGCAGCCCGCTCGCACCGAGCGGCGGGAGGAAACCCCTGCGCTCCGCGGAAGCCTCGGCATCGAGCGTGCAGCTCCCCAGGCGACGCGCAGCGAGCCCGCCCGTTCCCAGCCGGTGGCAAGCCAGAACGGCGAAGGCGGCTGGGTCCGCGATCTCCTGCGTGGGGCATCCCGCGAGGAATCCCAGTTCGGCACGCAGCAGCGCGGCGACAACCAGATGACCCGGGCAGCCGACACGCGCAATCCCCGGCACGTGGTCGAGTCCCTCAACTCGCTCTCGGTCGATATCGCCCGCGCCATAGACCATGACGCCTCGGTGGACCTCTGGCGCCGCTATCAGCGCGGCGAGCGCGACGTCTTCACGCGTCGCCTCTACACACTGAAGGGCCAGCAGACCTTCGACGAGATCAAGCGCAAGTACGATCGCGAGCAGGAGTTCCGCACGGCGGTCGATCGCTACATCAGCGATTTCGAGAAGCTTCTGGCCGACGTTGCCCGCAACGACCGTGACAAGACGCTGACCCAGACCTACCTGACCTCCGACACCGGCAAGGTCTACACCATGCTCGCTCACGCGGCTGGCCGTCTCAGCTGACGGACACCGCCCGAGAGATCGGGACATCGGAAACGCGATAGAATTGAGAAAAGGCCGCGCGAGCGGCCTTTTTCATGTCGCCGGTTTGCGTCTGGCGTCGTGGCTCCTCGGTGACGGACCGTCGCGATCAGCCGACTGCCGCCGCCGTGCCCGATCCCTATACGCGCGCGAAAAAGACACGGCATTTCATCGCCCTATGGCGAAGCGCTCGTGCAATGGTTGGAAAATGGGTAGAGCGGTCAGGAGCTACGTCAGATGGACGAAAGCGTCCAGGCGACGATTTCCGCGGTGGCCGAAGCCGACGCGGCGTCGAGTGCTGCGACGAAGTCGGGATTGGCGGCGCCCGAGACCGGAGCCGTTGTCCGGAACGACTTCTGAGCGCGGACCGTGCCGTTGCGATCGTTGAGGATCTTGGCATAGATCTCCACGACGGCCGTATCGGCGCCGGACGTCTGGATTTCGAAGGAGCGGATGTTGGTGACGACCTGGTAGTCGATCGCAAGCCCTTCGCCGGGCCTTCCGACCCCGCCGACGCGACCGGAATTCTCGAAGGCCTGAATCAGCTTCGCCTGGACGATTTTCGGCAGGCGGTCGCTCCACTGCGAATTCGCGAGGTTCTGTATCTCCGTGCTCGACGTCCTGACGACGACCTGCTGGCTGTCGAGCGCCTTGAGCGCGGACGGTTCCGGAACGAGGATCTGCCTGTTGCGGGCGGAAGGTCCTTCGACGAGCGGTACGGCAGACAGTCCGTAGGTATCGTTCTTTGCCTTCCCGCTGCCGCAGGCCGTAAGCGTCGCCGCCAGTACGGAAACCAGCGCCAATCTTGCCGCTGCTCCGCCAAGTGGGCGCCCCCTACCCGATACCCTCATCTGCACACGTACCTCTTAGCGCATTGCCGAGCGGCGAAGAGGTGACCGGCAGAAGAAACAACCATCAGTCGTTCCGGCTCTGCACACCAAGGTTGGATTCGCCGCGAATCCAAGCGTTAACAATGTCTAGCAGTCCCCCGGCTGGGTGTCACCGGCAGGCGCGCATACAAATTGGCCGTGTCGTTGCATGCGTTCGCGGGTGTGGAAGTCCCGCCACACCCGCCCGGGTTCAGCGGCGCGTGCGCCCGTCGAACTGCTTCACGGTTTCGCCGCCGAACAGCAGGCGCTGGGGATTGCGATTGAAGTCGGAGATCGTGCTGTCGAGGTTGTCCACGGTGCGGCGCGTATCGCTCACGAGCGTCTGTACGTCCCTGAGGCCGGTGCTGGTGAAGCGTTGCAGGTTGTCGGCAATCGGTCCGATACGGCCGTTCAGCGAATCGGCAACATTCCGGAAGGATTGCAGCGTTTCGCGCGCCTCGGCGAACAGCGATTGCGTGTTCCCCTCGCCCAGCACGCCGTCGAGCTTGGCGAGAATGCCGTCGACGCGCGTCGAAGCGGCATTGAGCTTGCCCGCCATCTCCCTGACGTCGGTGATCGTCTGGTCGATATCCTCCTGGCGCGAGCCGATCTTCTCGGCCACTCCGCTGAACGAAGCGATGGCCTTGCGTGCGTCGGCGCTCGCGGCGGAGACGTCGTTGACGACGTTTCCGACCTTTTGCGGATCGACGCTCAGAACAAGCTTGTCCAGCCGGTCGAGCGAGGCGGTTGCGTTCTGGCCGAGAACCCGGAACGTCTCGGCCGCATTTTTGAAGCTGTCGACCGTTGCCTTGATGTCCCCCGAAGCAGATGCGATGTCGGTCGTCACCTTGTCCACGTTGCTGACGACATGGTCGACCTTCTTGGGATCGACCGCCTTGATCAGTGCGTCGATGGACGCCATCGTCTCGTCGAGCCGACCTGACATGCCCTTGAAGGTCTCGGAAAGCCCGCCGATGCTCTGCAGGAAGGCGTCGATATTGTCCGAGTTGCGGGTGAGCGCGTCGGAGAAGCGTTCCGCATTGCGGATCGTGGTGGTCAGCGGGCCACGGGCGTCGGAAACGAACCCCTGGACATCCGCGATCGCCGAATCGGCGCGTTTCAGGATCTTGTCCGCCGTCGCCAGAAGGTTGGTGACGCTCGACTGCTCGGCCGTCAGGATCGCCGTGCCGTTGTTGTCGAGCGCGTCGCGCAGGATATTGGGATCGTTGACCGCACCACCGCCGAGCTCGATATAGGCGGCGCCTGTCAGGCCCTGCACCTCAAGCACGGCCTTGGTCGACTTCTTGACCGGCGCGGCCGTCTGAACCTCGGTCAGCGCAATGGAGAAGCGCGGATCGTCCGAATCGATTGCGAGGCTGCGCACCGTACCGACGGGAATGCCGTTGAACCGCACCGGTGAGCCGACGCTGAGGCCATTGGCGGACCCCGGAATGCGGATCGCCAGCGGCGCCATCTCGCCGCCCCGGCCGTATTGCGACATCCAGTAGACAAATCCGAAGGCCGCGGCCATGACGAGAACAGTGAATAAGCCGACGAGGGCGTAGTTGGCCTTAGTTTCCATGTATCATGCGTTCCCGTCTTTGGTTGGCATCCGTTCTGCGTCCTGACTACTCGTGCCGGGGAATGGAGCGGGCGCGCTTGCCCCTGAAGTATGATTTCACCCAGGGGTCGTCGCAACCGAGCATATCGTCGACCGTTCCCTCGACGAGCACCCGCTTCTGACCGAGCACCGCGATCCGGTCGCAGACCGAAAAGAGGCTGTCGAGGTCGTGGGTTACCATATACACGGTCAATCCGAGAGTGTCGCGCAGTTTGGCGATCAGGTCGTCGAATTCGGACGCCCCGATCGGGTCGAGCCCCGATGTCGGTTCGTCCAGGAAGACCAGGTCGGGATCGAGGGCGAGCGCGCGGGCAAGTGCCGCGCGCTTGATCATCCCGCCCGAAAGTTCGGAAGGAAACTTGGAGGCAGCTTCCGGGGCGAGGCCCACGAGTTCGATCTTCAGCCGCGCCAGTTCATCCATCATCGGCTGCGGCAGATCGAGATACTCCCGCATCGGCACCTGGATGTTCTCCAGAACCGTGAGTGACGAGAAGAGCGCCCCGTGCTGGAACAGAACCCCAAGCCGCATGTCGAGTGCGATGCGTTCCTCGTCGGTGGCCTTGTCGAAGTCGGCACCCAGGATATGGATCGATCCCCCGCGGCGCGGCAGAAGCCGGAGCACGGTGCGCATCAGCACGGACTTGCCCGCCCCCGATGCGCCGACGAAACCGAGGATCTCGCCCCGGTATATGTCGAGGTTCAGCCGGTCGAGCACGAGATTGTCACCGAAGCCCACCGTCAAATCCTTGACGGAGAGCACCACTTCCGGGGTCTTGAGCGAATGGGCGCTGTTCATCTCACACCTGCCGATCAGAAATCTATGGCGGCGTAGAAAACCGCGAAAAGGCCGTCGACCAGGATGACGACGAAGATCGACTTCACGACGGACGCCGTCACCCTCCGGCCGAGCGATTCGGCGCTTCCGCCGACCTTCAGCCCCTCCACCGATGCGACGATACCGATGATGAGGGCCATGAATGGCGCCTTGATCATACCGGAGACGATGGTGGACAGGTCGATCGCCTCCTTCAGCCGCGACAGGAACGTGTCATAGGTGACGCCGGAATAAAGGTCGGCGACGACGGCCGCGCCGAACAGCGCAGCGAAGTTTGCAATGATTGTCAGAAGCGGCAACGCCACGGTGAGCGCCACAAGCCGCGGAAAAACCAGCACGCCGATGGGGCTGAGGCCCATCACCTTCAGCGCGTCGACTTCCTCGCGCATCTTCATCGAGCCGATTTCGGCGGTGATCGCACTTCCTGAACGTCCAGCGATCATGATCGCGGTCAGGAGCACGCCGATTTCGCGAAGCTGCAGGATACCGACGAGATCGACCACGAAGACTTCCGCGCCGAAGTAGCGTAGCTGGAAGGCCCCCTGCTGGGCGATGATTGCACCGATGAGGAAGGACATCAGCGTGATGATCGGCACCGCCCGTACGCCCATATGGTCGATCTGGTGCACGACGGCAGCGGGCGAGAGGCCGCCCTTGCGTCCGAGCTTCAGTTGCGCTCCCCTGACTGCAGATCCGAGAATGAACAGGGCAGCGACGACATCGCTCCAGATCTCGGCCATCGTCTCGCCGATCGGCGCGAATATGCGCACGAACAGTCGCGTATCCTCCTCCTCGGCCTTGGGTTGCGGGAGTTGCTCCGGCAGTGCCGAGACGAGATCCGCATAGCGCGCGCCGTCGTCAGTCAGCTGGACCTCGATGCCCGCAGCCTGACGGTCGGACATCGCCTTGCGAATCAGCCATGCCCCCGCCGTGTCCAGCCCCTCGACTTCGCTGAGATCGATCTGCAGCCGCCCCCCGCGGTTGGACTTCTCGAGATCGGCAAGCCGTCTTTGCGCGGCCACGGCCGTCTGGTGCGTCCAGTCGCCGGACAGCCGCCAGACTTCGCCGTTGCCATCGGGTAGACTGTCGGTCCTGATTTGTGCGGGGGCGTCCGATGGCGGGTTCAAGTCTCTTGCATCTTCCGGTGCTTAGGGTCAGGAAATATGCGTCACTCATACCGGCTCGGTTGCAATCTGTCACCGACAGAACCTTCGTTCAGTGATGCCGGACGCCGAAATTCCATGCTACGGGAAACAGATATGTCACGCACCCTCACGACCACAAGCGAAAGCTTCCCGATCGCCGGTACATTCACCATTTCCCGCGGTGCCAAGACGACTGCGGAGGTCGTGACATGCCGGATCTCCGCAGGCGCCCATGTGGGTTGGGGCGAGTGCGTTCCCTATGGCCGCTATGGCGAAACGGTCGCTTCGGTGCTGGACCAGATAAGCGCTGTCGCCGCCGAGATCGAGGCAGGCGCAAACCGCGTGGATCTGCAGAGCCTGATTTCCGCCGGTGCCGCCCGAAATGCGCTCGACTGCGCCCTTTGGGACCTCGAGGCCAAGACTGCCGGCCGGCCGGTCTGGTCCATGATCGGCCGGGACGAGCCCTCGCCGCTCGTCACCGCCTATACCATCTCCCTCGGCGAACCGGACGTTATGGCGAAGGCTGCCGCCGAGCATGCCCATCGGCGCCTGCTGAAGGTCAAGTTGGGCACCAGCGACGACGTGAGCCGAATCCGTGCGGTGCGGGCCGCCGCCCCTCAGAGCGACATTATCGTCGATGCGAACGAAGGCTGGACTGCCGACTCTCTCGCCCGCCATTTCAACGCATGCGCCGAGGCAGGCATTGCGCTTGTCGAACAGCCGCTTCCGGCCGGCAAGGACGAAGCGCTTCGGCATATGGCCCGCCCTGTACCCGTTTGCGCAGACGAGAGCGTCCACCTGTCGGGCGATCTTGCAGCACTGTGCGACCGGTACGATGCGATCAACATAAAACTCGACAAGGCCGGAGGCCTCACCGAGGCCCTCGCCATGCGCGACACAGCCCGTGCGCTCGGGCTGAAGGTCATGGTCGGCTGCATGGTCGGCACGTCTCTCGGCATGGCGCCGGGCGTGCTTCTTGCCCAGGGCGCGGAATTCGTCGATCTCGACGGCCCGCTGCTCCTGGCGCGTGACCGCGTACCGGGTTTGCACTATGAAGCCTCGGAGGTCTTCCCGCCCGAAGGCAGGCTCTGGGGCTGACATTTTCGCGCCAGGAGCACGAAGGCGAAGCCGGTCGCGGCCACCACGGACATCAGGTAGAAGGCCTTCACGCCGTACCAGGCGTAGGCATAGCCGGAAACGAACGTCGCGATCGCCATGAATATGCCGTTGTAAAGAAAGTAGACCCCCTGGGCCGAGGCTTCCCGGTCCTCGGAAACCCTCTGCACGATGCGGTTCTGGACACCGATATGGATGCTCGCATAGGTAAAGGCGTGCAGACATTGCAGGGCGAAATAGCCTTCGAGGCCGACGTCCTGCGGGTAGAAGAGCCAGCGCGCAACGGCTACGGCGCAGCCGAAGATGATCATCGACCACAGGCTGAAGCGGCGCCTCAGCTGCACGGCGAATACGAAAACCAGCACTTCGGCGAAGACGCCCGCGCTCCACAGCAGGCCGATCTGCGTCCCGGTGAAGCCGAGCGTTTCCCAGTAGATCACTGAAAACGCGAAGAGCAGTGCGTGGCTGGCATTCACCAGCGCCGCCCCGACAAGCATGAACTGCACGTCCTTCTGGCGCAGTGAGCTCGCCGGGCCGACGGCGAGCGCCGAGATGGGCGACGGTCGGCGCGGCTTGCCGATTCGCGGCGCCATGAGCGCCACAAGCACCATCGAAACGAAACCGGTCGCCATCGACGGCAGAACCATCGCTCCACCGTACAGCCCCGAAAGCCATCCGCCGACCATCGTGGCGGCGATGAAGGCCAAAGACCCCCAGTATCGCATCTTCCCGTAGTCGAAGTTCCAGCGCCGCACGCCGCTGAGCGCAATCGCCTCGGTAATCGGCACGAACGGGGCATAGACAGCACCCTGCAGCGTGTAGATGAGAAGAACCGGCCAGAAGCTGTTGCTGAGGAACAGCGCGCAGGCGGTCATCAGCGACAATACCGCCGACCAGACCAGCACATGCGCGCGCTCGCCGATACGATCGGCAAGGACCCCGGCAAGCGGCGCCGTAAACACCCGGACGACCATCGGCACCGCGAGCACGATGCCGATCTGGAAGTCGTCAAACGCCAGTGAGGAGAGCCACAGGGGAAAAAACGGGAGGCCGATGCCATTGACCAGCATCGGCGCTGAGAAAACGAGCGCGATCCGCTCGGCGAAAAACCGCGGCGCGCCTGACGTTGGCGTCGTACCCTGCTGGGCGTTCATGTGAGGAACCTGAAGCGAGAGAGACTCTCGATCTACCACGACGAGGTACGTACGCCAATCCGTGAATGTGTATTGCTCATCATTGCTGTGATGCGACGCACAGACGCAAGGATCAGGCCGCTTCGGGCTGCCTTCCGGCGGGAAGGTCGATCCCGATCGGCAGGGTGACCTGTTCGGGGGCGGTCAGGCTGCCGGTCGCGCCGAAGTGTCGCCACGTCACGAGTTCCATGCGACCGTCGAAATTCTCGACGATCGCCGTGCAGCTTTCGACCCAGTCTCCGGTGTTGATGTAGCGGATCCCGTCAATGTCCTCGATGGTCGCGTGATGGATGTGCCCGCAGATCACCCCGTCGGCCGCATGCTTGCGCGCCTCTTCCGCCACGACCCGCTGGAATTCGCCGATGAAGTTCACGGCATGCTTCACCTGAAGCTTGGCCCAGGCCGAGAATGACCAGTACGGCAGGCCGATCCGCCGGCGCACCGCAGCAAGCGCGATGTTGATCGCCATGGCCGCGTCGTAGGCCCAGTCGCCGAGATAGGCGAGCATGCGGGCGTTGCGCACGACGACATCGAATTCGTCGCCGTGAAGGACGAGATATCGCCGCCCGTCGGCAGCCTCGTGCAGCATCTGCGGTACCACTTCGATGCCGCCGAAATGTGTTCCCGGAAAATCGCGGAGAAACTCGTCGTGATTGCCCGGAATATAGACGATGCGCGTCCCCTTGCGCGCCTTGCGCAGGAGCTTCTGGACGACGTCGTTGCAGCTCTGCGGCCAGTACCAGTTTCGCTTCAGCCGCCACCCGTCGATGATGTCCCCGACCAGCACGATCGTGGCGGCCTCATGGTGGCGGAGGAAGTCGAGGAGGAAATCGGCCTTTGCCGCCTTGGAACCCAGGTGGATGTCGGACAGGAAGAGGGTACGAACATGCCTGACATGCGGCTCTGCCTTGATGGGGGACATCCTTGATCTCTCCGGGTACTGACTTGGGCGTGAAAGCGCGCCGGCCCTTAGTCCGGGTAAAACCAGACTCGTGTATCAGGAAAATGACAGGCCCTCCGTGACCGGAGCGCCCGCTGATATTGTTTCTTGCAAGCCCGGTCATTTGAGGCTTTATGGCGTCAACGGGATTCACGGCACGCTGGAGACGGCTCCGGACATCTCGCGGCGAAGTGGCGCGGAACTGGAAGAGAGCACGATGACGACGGGTGACAAGACGAAGAAGCCAACACCGGCAAGCGGCGATATCGACCAGCAGGCACTGTTCTTTCACCGTCACCCGCGCCCCGGCAAGCTCGAGATCCAGCCGACCAAGCCTCTCGGCAACCAGCGCGACCTCGCACTCGCCTACTCTCCCGGCGTCGCCGCGCCCTGCCTGGCGATCCGCGACAACGCCGAGACGGCCGCGGAGTACACCGCGCGCGCCAACCTCGTCGCCGTCATTTCCAACGGAACCGCCGTTCTCGGTCTCGGCAACATCGGCCCGCTTGCTTCCAAGCCGGTCATGGAAGGCAAGGCGGTCCTGTTCAAGAAGTTTGCCGGCGTGGACGTCTTCGACATCGAGATCGACGCGCCAACCGTGGACGAGATGGTCAATGTCATCTCCGCGCTGGAGCCGACGTTCGGCGGCATAAACCTTGAGGACATCAAGGCACCCGAATGCTTTGACGTGGAACGTCGCCTGCGCGAGAAGATGGATATTCCGGTCTTCCACGACGACCAGCATGGAACGGCGATCATCGTCGCGGCCGCGATCCTCAACGGCCTCGAGCTCGCAGGCAAGGATATCGCCAAGGCGAAGATCGTGGCCTCCGGCGCGGGCGCTGCCGCGCTTGCCTGTCTGAACCTGCTTGTCACTCTCGGCGCGCAACTGGAAAACATCTGGGTCCACGACCTCGAGGGGCTCGTCTACAAGGGCCGCGAAGTCCTGATGGATCCCTGGAAGTCCGTCTATGCGCAGGAGAGCGACAAGCGCCAGCTTTCCGAGACGATCGACGGTGCGGACGTCTTCCTCGGCCTTTCCGCCGCAGGCGTGCTCAAGCCCGAGCTGCTGGCGCGCATGGCCGAAAAGCCGCTGATCATGGCGCTCGCCAATCCGACGCCGGAAATCATGCCCGAGGAAGCGCGTGCAGCCCGTCCCGATGCGATGATATGCACGGGACGCTCCGATTTCCCGAACCAGGTGAACAACGTTCTGTGCTTCCCCTACATCTTCCGCGGCGCGCTTGATTGCGGCGCCCGCACGATCAACGAGGAGATGAAGATGGCGGCGGTCAGGGCGATTGCCGCGCTTGCCCGCGAGGAGCCCTCCGACGTCGCCGCACGCGCCTATTCCGGTGATACGCCCGTCTTCGGCCCCGACTACCTGATCCCCTCGCCGTTCGACCAGCGGCTCATCCTGCGCATTGCGCCCGCGGTGGCGCGCGCAGCAGCTGAATCGGGCGTCGCTGCGCGTCCGATCACGGATTTCGATGCCTATATGGACCAGCTGAACCGCTTCGTGTTCCGCTCCGGCTTCATCATGAAGCCTATCTTCGCGGCAGCGAAGGCGGCGGAGAAGAAGCGAGTGATCTTCGCCGAGGGCGAGGACGAGCGCGTGCTTCGTGCCGCCCAGGTCCTTCTCGAAGAGGCGACCGCCAAGCCGATCCTCATCGGACGCCCCCAGATCATCGAGACGCGCCTCAGACGCTATGGCCTGCGCATTCGCCCGGGAACCGACTTCGAGGTCGTCAACCCGGAAGACGATCCGCGCTACCGCGACTATGTCGACGAGTACTTCGGCCTCGTCGGCCGCCTGGGAGTGATCCCGGAAGCCGCGCGCACGATCGTGCGTACGAACCAGACCGTCATCGGCGCGCTCGCGGTGCGACGCGGGGATGCGGACGCGCTGATCTGCGGCGTCGAGGGACGCTATAGCCGCCACCTTCGCGATGTCTCGCAGATCATCGGCAAGAAGGCGGGCGTTATCGACTTCTCCGGCCTCAGCCTCCTGATCTCCCAGCGCGGCGCGACCTTCTTCACCGATACCTACGTCACGTTCGACCCGTCGGCCGAGGAAGTCGCCGAGATGACCATAATGGCGGCGCAGGAAATCCGCCGCTTCGGGATCACGCCGCGTGCCGCTCTCGTCTCGCACTCGAACTTCGGCTCACGCGATTCCGTCAGCGCCTCGAAGATGCGCAGGGCTCTCGATATCCTCAGGGAAATGGCTCCGGAACTAGAGGTCGACGGCGAAATGCATGGTGATTCCGCCATCTCGGAGTCGCTTCGCCAGCGCGTCATGCCGAACAGCACCCTTTCAGGCGAGGCCAACCTGCTCGTCTTCCCGAACCTCGATGCCGCCAACATCACGCTGGGTGTCCTCAAGACGATGACCGACGGTCTGCACGTCGGGCCGATCCTGCTCGGCACCGCCATGCCGGCCCATATCCTGTCGCCATCTGTAACCTCGCGCGGCGTGGTCAACATGGCGGCACTTGCCGTGGTCGAGGCTTCGTTCCCCGCCTAGCGCGGGGCGCCGCCGACTGTGTCCGGTAAGTTCGCCAGAGCGCGACCGGGCACACCGGGTTTAGGCAGAGCGAATTTGCCGGTCTGCGGCATCAGAAAATGCAAAAGGCCGGACATCACCTGTCCGGCCTTTCGATTTTGGTGAGCAATCTTCAGAGGTTTCGGAGCCTGTCCGACCACTCTTCCGCCTTGCCGGCGCCGGCGGCCTTCCAGGGCGAACCCTTCAGCCCCAGCCTCTCGCGCAGTCCCATGGCGTTGATGATCAGGCGATTCATGCGCGTCCTGATGGCCGGAAGCGATGCAACATGCATTCCGGTGAACGGCAGGAAGGGATTGCGGCGAAGCGATCCATAGATCTCGATCCGCGTCGTGGTCTTGTAGCTCGGGCAACGGGCATGGAAACCGTGCGTGTCGGCGACGATCAGCGTGTTCGCCTTCACCACCATCCTAACCGGCTGGCCGTAGCCGAGTGCGCCCAGCTCGTCGGGCATGATCCGCAACGAACCGCGCGCCGAATACTTGTTTTCGATCGTATCCGAATTCTCGCTGATACGCCGCTCCCAGGCCATCCGCTGATCGGTGACCTTGTGCGAACCGGGCACATACGAAAACGGGCCGTCCTCGTCGCCAACATCCTTCAGAAACAGCCATGCCTTGGCGGTCGGCTGGAACGTGTCGCTGTGCAGCGCGGTTTGCGGGTCGACGCCCGAGTGCGTGACCGCCGACGGCAGGGCCATCACCACCTGGACAACAAGCAGCG contains:
- a CDS encoding ABC-type transport auxiliary lipoprotein family protein codes for the protein MRVSGRGRPLGGAAARLALVSVLAATLTACGSGKAKNDTYGLSAVPLVEGPSARNRQILVPEPSALKALDSQQVVVRTSSTEIQNLANSQWSDRLPKIVQAKLIQAFENSGRVGGVGRPGEGLAIDYQVVTNIRSFEIQTSGADTAVVEIYAKILNDRNGTVRAQKSFRTTAPVSGAANPDFVAALDAASASATAEIVAWTLSSI
- a CDS encoding MlaD family protein, which codes for METKANYALVGLFTVLVMAAAFGFVYWMSQYGRGGEMAPLAIRIPGSANGLSVGSPVRFNGIPVGTVRSLAIDSDDPRFSIALTEVQTAAPVKKSTKAVLEVQGLTGAAYIELGGGAVNDPNILRDALDNNGTAILTAEQSSVTNLLATADKILKRADSAIADVQGFVSDARGPLTTTIRNAERFSDALTRNSDNIDAFLQSIGGLSETFKGMSGRLDETMASIDALIKAVDPKKVDHVVSNVDKVTTDIASASGDIKATVDSFKNAAETFRVLGQNATASLDRLDKLVLSVDPQKVGNVVNDVSAASADARKAIASFSGVAEKIGSRQEDIDQTITDVREMAGKLNAASTRVDGILAKLDGVLGEGNTQSLFAEARETLQSFRNVADSLNGRIGPIADNLQRFTSTGLRDVQTLVSDTRRTVDNLDSTISDFNRNPQRLLFGGETVKQFDGRTRR
- a CDS encoding ABC transporter ATP-binding protein; translated protein: MNSAHSLKTPEVVLSVKDLTVGFGDNLVLDRLNLDIYRGEILGFVGASGAGKSVLMRTVLRLLPRRGGSIHILGADFDKATDEERIALDMRLGVLFQHGALFSSLTVLENIQVPMREYLDLPQPMMDELARLKIELVGLAPEAASKFPSELSGGMIKRAALARALALDPDLVFLDEPTSGLDPIGASEFDDLIAKLRDTLGLTVYMVTHDLDSLFSVCDRIAVLGQKRVLVEGTVDDMLGCDDPWVKSYFRGKRARSIPRHE
- a CDS encoding MlaE family lipid ABC transporter permease subunit; amino-acid sequence: MNPPSDAPAQIRTDSLPDGNGEVWRLSGDWTHQTAVAAQRRLADLEKSNRGGRLQIDLSEVEGLDTAGAWLIRKAMSDRQAAGIEVQLTDDGARYADLVSALPEQLPQPKAEEEDTRLFVRIFAPIGETMAEIWSDVVAALFILGSAVRGAQLKLGRKGGLSPAAVVHQIDHMGVRAVPIITLMSFLIGAIIAQQGAFQLRYFGAEVFVVDLVGILQLREIGVLLTAIMIAGRSGSAITAEIGSMKMREEVDALKVMGLSPIGVLVFPRLVALTVALPLLTIIANFAALFGAAVVADLYSGVTYDTFLSRLKEAIDLSTIVSGMIKAPFMALIIGIVASVEGLKVGGSAESLGRRVTASVVKSIFVVILVDGLFAVFYAAIDF
- the dgcA gene encoding N-acetyl-D-Glu racemase DgcA, with the protein product MSRTLTTTSESFPIAGTFTISRGAKTTAEVVTCRISAGAHVGWGECVPYGRYGETVASVLDQISAVAAEIEAGANRVDLQSLISAGAARNALDCALWDLEAKTAGRPVWSMIGRDEPSPLVTAYTISLGEPDVMAKAAAEHAHRRLLKVKLGTSDDVSRIRAVRAAAPQSDIIVDANEGWTADSLARHFNACAEAGIALVEQPLPAGKDEALRHMARPVPVCADESVHLSGDLAALCDRYDAINIKLDKAGGLTEALAMRDTARALGLKVMVGCMVGTSLGMAPGVLLAQGAEFVDLDGPLLLARDRVPGLHYEASEVFPPEGRLWG